The following coding sequences lie in one Populus trichocarpa isolate Nisqually-1 chromosome 14, P.trichocarpa_v4.1, whole genome shotgun sequence genomic window:
- the LOC7455176 gene encoding glucan endo-1,3-beta-glucosidase 12, producing the protein MDPNFLPCFLLLLCVVAFADAGSVGVNYGRIANNLPSAVKVVNLVKSQGLERVKVYDTDPAVLKALSGSGIKVTVDLPNQLLYSAAKYPNFARSWVQKNIVAYHPSTQIESIAVGNEVFVDPHNTTKFLIPAMKNIHQALVKFNLHSSIKVSSPIALSALQSSYPSSAGSFRPELIEPVFKPMLDFLRQTGSYLMVNAYPFFAYESNSDVISLDYALFRENPGVVDSGNGLKYFNLFDAQIDAVFAALSALKYDDVKMVVTETGWPSKGDENEVGASVENAAAYNGNLVRRILTGGGTPLKPQADLTVYLFALFNENEKDGPTSERNYGLFYPDQQKVYDIPFTVEGLKNYKAPSRSPVSGGQQVSAPVRGGVSKSTTGNTWCVANPDAGKEKLQAALDFACGEGGADCRPIQPDATCYSPNTLVAHSSFAFNSYYQKKGRGMGDCYFGGAAFVVTQEPKFGVCEFPTGY; encoded by the exons ATGGATCCTAACTTCCTCCCCTGCTTTCTCTTACTTCTTTGCGTTGTCGCTTTTGCAG ATGCGGGATCAGTCGGGGTGAACTATGGAAGAATAGCAAACAACTTGCCATCAGCTGTGAAAGTGGTGAACCTCGTTAAATCTCAAGGTTTAGAGCGTGTCAAGGTTTACGACACTGACCCTGCTGTGCTCAAAGCCTTGTCTGGTTCCGGTATAAAAGTTACCGTCGATTTACCAAACCAACTTCTCTACTCTGCTGCGAAGTACCCTAACTTTGCCCGCTCTTGGGTACAGAAAAACATCGTTGCTTACCACCCTTCTACTCAAATCGAATCCATTGCCGTTGGTAATGAAGTTTTCGTTGACCCTCATAACACCACCAAGTTCCTCATTCCAGCCATGAAAAATATTCATCAAGCTTTGGTCAAGTTTAACCTCCACTCTTCCATTAAAGTCTCTTCTCCTATAGCTTTAAGCGCTCTTCAATCCTCTTACCCATCTTCTGCCGGATCATTCCGACCCGAATTGATCGAACCAGTTTTCAAGCCCATGTTGGATTTCCTCCGTCAAACCGGGTCCTACCTCATGGTCAATGCCTACCCGTTTTTCGCCTACGAGTCCAACTCTGATGTCATTTCATTAGATTACGCTTTGTTTAGAGAAAACCCGGGTGTTGTGGATTCGGGTAACGGGTTAAAATACTTTAATCTCTTTGATGCCCAAATCGACGCCGTTTTTGCAGCGTTGTCTGCTTTGAAGTATGACGACGTCAAAATGGTTGTCACCGAGACAGGGTGGCCCTCCAAAGGCGACGAGAATGAGGTTGGTGCCAGCGTGGAAAATGCAGCTGCTTACAACGGCAATCTCGTCCGTAGAATTCTCACTGGTGGTGGGACCCCTTTAAAACCACAGGCAGATCTAACCGTATATCTCTTCGCTCTCTTCAACGAAAACGAGAAGGATGGGCCCACATCGGAGAGAAATTATGGGCTTTTTTACCCCGACCAGCAGAAGGTGTATGATATCCCATTTACTGTGGAGGGGCTCAAGAATTACAAGGCTCCTAGCCGTTCTCCGGTCTCCGGCGGTCAACAGGTTTCTGCTCCTGTTCGTGGAGGTGTTTCCAAGAGCACTACAGGGAACACATGGTGCGTCGCGAATCCTGATGCGGGAAAGGAAAAGCTACAGGCGGCTCTGGACTTCGCTTGTGGTGAGGGAGGTGCTGATTGCCGTCCGATCCAGCCTGATGCAACGTGTTATAGTCCTAACACTCTGGTGGCCCACTCTTCGTTTGCTTTCAACAGTTATTATCAGAAGAAAGGGCGTGGGATGGGGGACTGTTATTTCGGAGGAGCAGCTTTTGTTGTCACCCAAGAACCCA AGTTTGGGGTGTGCGAGTTTCCAACGGgatattga